A genomic window from Schistocerca serialis cubense isolate TAMUIC-IGC-003099 chromosome 4, iqSchSeri2.2, whole genome shotgun sequence includes:
- the LOC126473913 gene encoding adult cuticle protein 1-like: protein MARSLAVAVLLVLSLACSGALAGLLPYAVAPYGSSYTAHAINHEVAAPVAVPAAAPLVAAPAAPLVAAAHAPLLAAPAHYTYLARR, encoded by the exons ATGGCCCGTTCTCTG GCTGTCGCCGTGCTGCTGGTGCTGTCCCTGGCGTGCTCGGGCGCGCTCGCGGGTCTGCTGCCCTACGCGGTGGCGCCGTACGGCAGCTCGTACACGGCGCACGCCATCAACCACGAGGTGGCCGCCCCCGTGGCGGTGCCTGCCGCCGCCCCCCtggtcgccgcccccgccgcccccctgGTCGCGGCCGCCCACGCGCCGCTGCTCGCCGCCCCCGCGCACTACACCTACCTGGCACGCCGCTAA